In Streptomyces sp. SLBN-118, the following are encoded in one genomic region:
- a CDS encoding NAD(P)H-binding protein — protein MTENLKQETVLVTAATGKTGRRVAERLAARGVNVRAGSRKGPVVFDWEDESTWGPALRGADAAYVAYFPDLAAPGAPGAMRALGRVAAESGVGRLVLLSGRGEPDAVVAESALRESGVDLTVVRASFFAQNFSEGAMYEGVLTGEIPFPAGETAEPFVDADDLADVVVAALTEGGHAGRIHELTGPRLLTFGEVAAEIGRASGREVRYVPVSGVQYAEMLQQFGFPGPESEWLSELFTVLLDGHNASLTDGVRRVLGREPKDFADFARDAAGGGAWA, from the coding sequence ATGACAGAGAACCTGAAGCAGGAAACGGTGTTGGTGACAGCGGCCACGGGCAAGACCGGCCGACGCGTGGCGGAGCGGCTGGCGGCGCGTGGTGTGAACGTGCGGGCCGGGTCGCGCAAGGGACCGGTCGTCTTCGACTGGGAGGACGAGTCGACCTGGGGACCGGCGCTGCGGGGCGCGGATGCGGCGTACGTCGCGTATTTCCCGGACCTCGCGGCCCCGGGCGCGCCCGGGGCGATGCGGGCCCTCGGCCGGGTGGCGGCCGAGAGCGGAGTGGGACGTCTGGTGCTGCTCTCCGGCCGCGGCGAGCCGGACGCGGTGGTCGCGGAGAGTGCGCTGCGGGAGTCGGGCGTGGACCTGACGGTCGTACGGGCCAGTTTCTTCGCCCAGAACTTCAGCGAGGGCGCGATGTACGAGGGGGTGCTCACCGGCGAGATCCCCTTCCCCGCGGGCGAGACCGCAGAGCCCTTCGTCGACGCGGACGACCTGGCGGACGTGGTGGTCGCCGCGCTCACCGAGGGCGGTCATGCCGGACGGATCCATGAGCTGACGGGTCCCCGGCTGCTCACCTTCGGCGAGGTGGCGGCGGAGATAGGCCGGGCATCGGGCCGCGAGGTGCGCTACGTCCCGGTGTCCGGGGTGCAGTACGCCGAGATGCTCCAGCAGTTCGGGTTCCCCGGACCGGAGTCGGAGTGGCTGTCGGAACTGTTCACGGTGCTGCTCGACGGGCACAACGCGTCGCTGACGGACGGGGTGCGCCGCGTGCTGGGCCGCGAGCCGAAGGACTTCGCGGACTTCGCGCGGGACGCGGCGGGCGGGGGTGCGTGGGCGTAA
- a CDS encoding bile acid:sodium symporter family protein, translating into MSRRTLQLPSWLPFDPYILALLGTVALAALLPASGGAAEIAGGASTGAVALLFFLYGARLSTREALDGLRHWRLHLTVLGATFLAFPLLGLAARGLEPLVLTPQLYSGLLFLCLVPSTIQSSIAFTSIARGNVPAAICAGSFSSLAGIVLTPLLAALLLGGTGGGFSADALVKIVLQLLVPFLAGQLLRRWIGGFLIRHKQALGHVDRAAILLVVYTAFSEGMVAGVWHQVTPLRLGALLLVEALLLAAMLALTWYGAKRLGFGREDRITIQFAGSKKSLAAGLPMASVLFGAQASVAVLPLMLFHQMQLMVCAVLAKRRARDAAVTAVPFPHPALPLRPGGRGRYPHPETGAAPRTP; encoded by the coding sequence ATGAGCCGCCGCACGTTGCAGCTGCCGTCCTGGCTGCCGTTCGACCCGTACATCCTGGCGCTGCTCGGGACGGTCGCCCTCGCGGCGCTGCTCCCGGCGTCGGGAGGAGCGGCTGAAATCGCTGGGGGAGCGTCGACCGGAGCGGTCGCCCTGCTCTTCTTCCTGTACGGCGCGCGACTGTCCACGCGCGAGGCCCTCGACGGCCTGCGGCACTGGCGACTCCACCTGACGGTCCTCGGCGCGACCTTCCTGGCCTTCCCGCTCCTCGGTCTCGCCGCCCGAGGCCTCGAACCGCTCGTGCTCACCCCACAGCTCTACAGCGGCCTGCTCTTCCTCTGCCTCGTCCCGTCGACGATCCAGTCCTCGATCGCCTTCACGTCCATCGCCCGCGGCAACGTCCCCGCGGCGATCTGCGCGGGCTCCTTCTCCAGCCTCGCGGGCATCGTCCTGACCCCGCTCCTCGCGGCCCTCCTGCTCGGCGGCACCGGGGGCGGCTTCTCCGCGGACGCCCTCGTGAAGATCGTCCTGCAACTGCTGGTGCCGTTCCTGGCAGGGCAGTTGCTCAGGCGGTGGATCGGTGGCTTCCTGATCCGCCACAAGCAGGCGCTCGGCCATGTCGACCGGGCCGCGATCCTGCTCGTCGTCTACACGGCCTTCAGTGAAGGCATGGTCGCCGGCGTCTGGCACCAGGTGACGCCCCTGCGCCTGGGCGCGCTGCTCCTGGTCGAGGCGCTGCTACTTGCGGCGATGCTCGCGCTGACCTGGTACGGCGCGAAGCGGCTCGGCTTCGGCCGGGAGGACCGGATCACGATCCAGTTCGCGGGCTCGAAGAAGAGCCTGGCGGCGGGGCTGCCGATGGCGAGCGTGCTGTTCGGGGCGCAGGCGAGTGTGGCGGTACTGCCGTTGATGCTTTTCCACCAGATGCAGCTGATGGTGTGCGCGGTGCTGGCGAAGCGCCGGGCGCGGGACGCGGCGGTGACCGCGGTGCCTTTCCCCCACCCCGCCCTCCCCCTACGGCCTGGCGGCCGTGGGAGGTACCCCCATCCCGAAACCGGGGCTGCGCCCCGAACCCCTTGA
- a CDS encoding long-chain fatty acid--CoA ligase, with protein sequence MAAAPQVGGLADAVFDHAEDDPQRVALGRKDAAGTWQDMSSAQFRDEVLALSKGLLAHGVRFGDRVAIMCRTRYEWTLFDFALWTVGAQSVPVYPTSSAEQVFWMLHDSEVSACMVEHEDHAMTIGSVIDRLPQLKRLWQLDAGAVAELMEAGVHIDDEVVHRHRRAVTPDSIATVIYTSGTTGRPKGCVITHANFMFETDTLIQRWEPVFHSKPGDEASTLLFLPLAHVFGRMVEIAAVRGRVKLGHQPVLQASALLPDLAAFRPTFILAVPYIFEKVFNAARRRAEADGKTGPFDKAVEVAVRYAEAMEHRAFGLGPGPSAGLRMQHQFFEKVVYGKVRDAMGGRVRHAMSGGSGMNRRLGLFFEGAGVTVFEGYGLTESTAAATANPPERTRYGTVGQPIPGTTVHIAEDGEVWLHGAHIFGGYLGDPKSTDAVLNDGWLATGDLGALDEDGYLTITGRKKEILVTSGGKSVSPVGLEERVRNHPLVAQCIVVGNDRPYIAALVTVDQEAVDHWLAMQNKAPLPPAELVRDPELEMEIRRAVVAANTLVSKAESIRTFRILAHPFSEEHGLLTPSLKLKRKAIEAAYSVEVDALYE encoded by the coding sequence ATGGCCGCGGCGCCTCAGGTAGGCGGACTTGCGGACGCGGTCTTCGACCATGCCGAGGACGATCCCCAGCGGGTCGCCCTCGGTCGCAAGGACGCGGCGGGCACCTGGCAGGACATGAGCTCCGCGCAGTTCCGCGACGAGGTGCTGGCCCTGTCCAAGGGGCTGCTCGCGCACGGCGTGCGGTTCGGGGACCGCGTCGCGATCATGTGCCGTACGCGCTACGAGTGGACGCTCTTCGACTTCGCGCTGTGGACCGTCGGCGCCCAGTCGGTGCCCGTCTACCCCACCTCCTCCGCCGAGCAGGTCTTCTGGATGCTGCACGACTCCGAGGTCTCGGCCTGCATGGTCGAGCACGAGGACCACGCCATGACCATCGGCTCGGTGATCGACCGGCTGCCTCAGCTGAAACGGCTGTGGCAGCTGGACGCCGGGGCCGTCGCCGAACTGATGGAGGCGGGCGTGCACATCGACGACGAGGTGGTCCACCGGCACAGACGTGCGGTCACTCCCGACTCGATCGCCACCGTCATCTACACCTCCGGCACCACCGGCCGCCCCAAGGGCTGTGTGATCACCCACGCCAACTTCATGTTCGAAACCGACACCCTGATCCAGCGCTGGGAGCCGGTCTTCCACTCCAAACCCGGCGACGAGGCCTCGACCCTGCTCTTTCTGCCACTCGCCCATGTCTTCGGGCGGATGGTCGAGATCGCGGCGGTGCGCGGCCGGGTCAAGCTCGGCCATCAGCCGGTGCTGCAGGCGAGCGCGCTGCTGCCGGACCTGGCGGCGTTCCGGCCGACGTTCATCCTGGCCGTGCCGTACATCTTCGAGAAGGTCTTCAACGCCGCGCGCCGCAGGGCGGAGGCCGACGGGAAGACGGGCCCGTTCGACAAGGCCGTCGAGGTCGCGGTGCGATACGCGGAAGCCATGGAGCACCGTGCCTTCGGGCTCGGCCCGGGACCGTCGGCGGGGCTGCGCATGCAGCACCAGTTCTTCGAGAAGGTCGTGTACGGGAAGGTCCGCGACGCGATGGGCGGCCGGGTACGGCACGCGATGTCCGGCGGCTCCGGCATGAACCGGCGGCTCGGGCTCTTCTTCGAGGGCGCGGGCGTCACCGTCTTCGAGGGGTACGGGCTCACCGAGTCGACCGCGGCGGCAACAGCGAACCCGCCGGAGCGCACGCGCTACGGCACGGTCGGCCAGCCGATCCCCGGCACCACGGTGCACATCGCCGAGGACGGCGAGGTGTGGCTGCACGGAGCGCACATCTTCGGCGGTTATCTCGGCGACCCGAAGTCCACCGACGCCGTGCTGAACGACGGCTGGCTGGCCACGGGCGACCTCGGGGCACTCGACGAGGACGGCTACCTGACCATCACCGGCCGCAAGAAGGAAATCCTGGTGACCTCGGGCGGCAAGAGTGTCTCGCCCGTGGGTCTGGAGGAGCGGGTGCGCAACCATCCCCTGGTGGCGCAGTGCATCGTCGTCGGCAACGACCGTCCGTACATCGCCGCGCTGGTCACCGTGGACCAGGAGGCCGTCGACCACTGGCTCGCCATGCAGAACAAGGCGCCACTGCCGCCCGCCGAGCTGGTGCGCGACCCGGAACTGGAGATGGAGATCCGCCGGGCCGTGGTGGCCGCCAACACCCTGGTGTCCAAGGCCGAGTCGATCCGTACGTTCCGGATCCTGGCACACCCCTTCAGCGAGGAGCACGGGCTGCTCACCCCCTCGCTGAAGCTCAAGCGGAAGGCGATCGAGGCGGCGTACTCGGTCGAGGTGGACGCGCTGTACGAGTGA
- a CDS encoding heparin lyase I family protein produces MTPTRRTVLGAALGGAAAVGMPALPASAASWQLRWSPSASRDRLKAFETIEDDRAGSHPAGAPHIAAEGDHFRFTMHTVDRDTMRDRQRHEVTGCRNGSSYLQWKSGQTWRVTYSMYIPSTLKATTSFTHIMQMKQPGTGSSPIVVQSLRRVNGVQTIELRVIEGDVLVGRTNLEPLHNKWTDVDFQIKIGSGTSGSVRWVLKSGGTTVVDKSKSGVDTFLADRVRPKWGIYRSLGDSSGSLQNCHMLLTNLRGYQLV; encoded by the coding sequence ATGACCCCCACCAGAAGAACCGTCCTGGGCGCCGCGCTGGGCGGTGCCGCCGCGGTCGGCATGCCCGCCCTCCCCGCCAGCGCCGCCTCCTGGCAGCTGCGCTGGTCGCCGTCGGCGAGCCGCGACAGGCTCAAGGCTTTCGAGACGATCGAGGACGACCGGGCGGGCTCCCACCCGGCGGGCGCGCCGCACATCGCCGCCGAGGGGGACCACTTCCGGTTCACCATGCACACGGTGGACCGGGACACCATGAGGGACCGACAGCGCCACGAGGTCACCGGCTGCCGCAACGGCAGCTCCTACCTCCAATGGAAGTCCGGCCAGACCTGGCGCGTCACGTACTCGATGTACATCCCCAGCACGCTGAAGGCGACCACGAGCTTCACGCACATCATGCAGATGAAGCAGCCCGGCACCGGATCGTCGCCGATCGTCGTGCAGTCGCTGCGCCGCGTCAACGGCGTACAGACCATCGAGCTCAGGGTCATCGAGGGCGATGTCCTCGTCGGCCGGACGAACCTGGAGCCGCTGCACAACAAGTGGACCGATGTCGACTTCCAGATCAAGATCGGCAGCGGTACGTCGGGTTCGGTCCGCTGGGTCCTCAAGAGCGGCGGCACGACGGTGGTCGACAAGTCGAAGTCGGGCGTCGACACCTTCCTCGCGGACCGGGTGCGCCCCAAGTGGGGCATCTACCGCTCCCTCGGCGACAGTTCGGGCTCGCTTCAGAACTGTCACATGCTCCTCACCAATCTGCGCGGCTACCAGCTCGTCTGA
- a CDS encoding LysR substrate-binding domain-containing protein produces MYDPAQLRTFLAVAQTLSFTQAARRLGLRQSTVSQHVRRLEDATGRPLFTRDTHSVELTEDGEAMLGFARTILQAHERASAFFAGTRLRGRLRFGVSEDFVLTRLPEILQAFRRDHPGVDLELTVELSGTLHERLEAGRLDLVLAKRRAGDTHGELVWQDTLTWIGAPQLRLDPDRPVPLIVFPPPGITRARALEVLEADGRAWHITCTSTSLSGLIAAARAGLGVMAHTRGLIPPGLVPVPARAGLPELGDVDFVLLHGRRAGAGREARGAADALAASILAGGDRLHRGR; encoded by the coding sequence GTGTACGACCCGGCTCAGCTGCGTACCTTCCTCGCCGTCGCCCAGACCCTGAGTTTCACCCAGGCCGCCCGTCGGCTCGGTCTGCGTCAGTCGACGGTGAGCCAGCATGTGCGGCGGCTGGAGGACGCGACCGGGCGCCCGTTGTTCACGCGGGACACGCACAGCGTGGAGCTCACCGAGGACGGCGAGGCGATGCTCGGTTTCGCCCGGACGATCCTTCAGGCACACGAGCGCGCGTCCGCGTTCTTCGCGGGAACGCGGCTGCGCGGGCGGCTGCGTTTCGGGGTGTCGGAGGACTTCGTACTGACACGGCTCCCGGAGATCCTTCAGGCGTTCCGGCGCGATCACCCGGGGGTCGATCTGGAGCTGACGGTCGAGCTGTCGGGCACCTTGCACGAGCGGCTGGAGGCGGGCCGGCTCGATCTCGTGCTGGCCAAGCGACGCGCGGGTGACACGCATGGCGAGCTGGTCTGGCAGGACACGCTGACCTGGATCGGCGCCCCGCAGTTGCGGCTGGATCCGGACCGCCCGGTGCCGTTGATCGTCTTTCCGCCGCCGGGGATCACGCGTGCCCGGGCGCTGGAGGTCCTTGAGGCCGACGGCCGCGCCTGGCACATCACCTGTACGAGTACGAGTCTGAGCGGACTGATCGCCGCCGCGCGGGCCGGGCTCGGCGTGATGGCCCACACCCGCGGGCTGATTCCGCCCGGCCTGGTTCCGGTTCCGGCCCGTGCGGGTCTGCCCGAGCTCGGCGATGTGGACTTCGTCCTGCTGCACGGCCGCCGCGCGGGAGCGGGCCGCGAGGCGCGGGGCGCGGCGGACGCTCTGGCGGCGTCGATCCTCGCGGGCGGGGACCGGCTGCACCGCGGGCGGTGA
- a CDS encoding 4a-hydroxytetrahydrobiopterin dehydratase — MPTEPLSQKEIEDRLRELPGWSQEGDRIARAYRLSTHFAATAMVVHIAQIQEELNHHSDLTLGYNTLSLSVNSHDAGGAVTEKDFELAQRVEEIAAGHGAS, encoded by the coding sequence ATGCCCACAGAGCCGCTGTCGCAGAAGGAGATCGAGGACCGCCTGCGGGAGCTCCCCGGCTGGTCCCAGGAGGGCGACCGCATCGCCCGCGCCTACCGCCTGTCCACGCATTTCGCGGCGACCGCGATGGTCGTGCACATCGCCCAGATCCAGGAGGAGCTGAACCACCACTCGGATCTGACGCTCGGCTACAACACCCTGTCCCTGTCCGTGAACAGCCATGACGCGGGCGGCGCGGTCACCGAAAAGGACTTCGAGCTGGCCCAGCGGGTGGAAGAGATCGCCGCGGGCCACGGCGCGAGCTGA
- a CDS encoding (2Fe-2S) ferredoxin domain-containing protein → MTTYAIRPYGSRPCTLVVCRGCCCGDPGKNPGTDHEGQLARLRAAAADSGGRLAVRTSECLGPCGQANVIVVQPSTEGRRRGARAAWIGWALDDDATDDVLAWARAGGPGLAELPATLELQTIPAPAETRRRARTSRRA, encoded by the coding sequence GTGACGACGTACGCGATCCGCCCCTACGGCTCCCGCCCCTGCACCCTGGTCGTATGCCGCGGGTGCTGCTGCGGCGACCCCGGCAAGAACCCCGGTACCGACCACGAGGGCCAGTTGGCGCGGCTGCGCGCCGCAGCCGCGGACTCCGGCGGGCGGCTCGCGGTGCGTACGAGCGAATGCCTCGGCCCCTGCGGCCAGGCGAATGTGATCGTGGTCCAGCCCTCCACGGAGGGCCGTCGCCGAGGGGCCCGCGCCGCCTGGATCGGCTGGGCGCTCGACGACGACGCGACGGACGACGTCCTGGCCTGGGCACGGGCCGGCGGCCCCGGCCTCGCGGAACTCCCGGCCACGCTCGAACTTCAGACGATCCCGGCCCCGGCGGAAACCCGCCGCCGCGCCCGCACCTCGCGCCGTGCCTGA
- a CDS encoding SDR family NAD(P)-dependent oxidoreductase, with amino-acid sequence MSRPVTIVTGGSRGIGAATCVRLAADGHDLALAYVSNSAAADEVATAVRAAGARCVTVKADTSDEADVERVFDTAARELGPVTGLVNNAGVTGPLGRLTDTRTSDLRRVVEVNLLGYLLCCRRAARDMAALGSGAIVNISSAAATLGSPGEYVHYAATKAATDALTVGLAKELGADGIRVNAVAPGVIYTDMHATMGDPDRPAKAAATIPLGRPGEPEEIAAAVAWLMSPEASYTTGTVVRVSGGR; translated from the coding sequence GTGTCACGTCCGGTCACCATCGTCACAGGAGGCAGCCGGGGTATCGGCGCAGCGACATGCGTCCGGCTGGCGGCCGACGGCCACGACCTGGCCCTGGCGTACGTCAGCAACAGTGCCGCGGCGGACGAGGTCGCCACCGCTGTACGTGCGGCCGGCGCCCGCTGCGTCACGGTGAAGGCGGACACATCCGACGAGGCCGACGTGGAGCGGGTGTTCGACACCGCCGCGCGCGAACTCGGCCCGGTGACAGGCCTGGTCAACAATGCCGGAGTGACCGGCCCGCTCGGCAGACTCACCGACACCCGCACCTCGGACCTGCGCCGCGTGGTCGAGGTGAACCTCCTGGGCTACCTGCTGTGCTGTCGGCGGGCCGCCCGCGACATGGCGGCGCTCGGCTCCGGCGCCATCGTCAACATCTCCTCCGCGGCCGCGACGCTGGGCAGCCCCGGCGAGTACGTTCACTACGCCGCGACCAAGGCGGCCACCGACGCCCTGACCGTAGGACTGGCCAAGGAGCTCGGCGCGGACGGCATCCGGGTCAACGCGGTCGCGCCCGGAGTCATCTACACAGACATGCACGCCACCATGGGCGACCCCGACCGCCCCGCCAAAGCGGCCGCCACGATCCCACTCGGCCGCCCGGGCGAACCGGAGGAAATCGCCGCGGCGGTCGCCTGGCTGATGTCGCCGGAAGCCTCGTACACGACGGGCACGGTTGTGAGGGTCTCGGGCGGCCGGTGA
- a CDS encoding trans-aconitate 2-methyltransferase has protein sequence MSHHHDNHDTTQIDWDEMSGLLERNAQFQGPLYEQATAWLGELVPAAGVRRILDIGSGPGVMTLLFAEAFPYAEVVAVDATEPLLERARARAERAGLGDRVRTRHAELPDGIEELGEADLIWAGNSLHHIGDQRAALGGFARLLRPGGLIAIAEGGLPMRHLPRDIGIGRPGLESRLDAAQSEWFNEMRAGLPGAKDEVEDWRALMGAAGLTPSGTRSFLLDIPAPAPEAVREHLVTGLAWQRKLLEGRLAAEDVAVLDRLLDPEDPQGLLHRPDAYFLTARTVHTARRD, from the coding sequence ATGAGTCATCACCACGACAATCACGACACGACGCAGATCGACTGGGACGAGATGAGCGGGCTGCTCGAGCGCAACGCGCAGTTCCAGGGCCCGCTGTACGAGCAGGCGACGGCCTGGCTCGGCGAGTTGGTGCCGGCTGCCGGGGTCCGGCGGATCCTGGACATCGGCAGCGGGCCGGGAGTCATGACCCTGCTCTTCGCCGAAGCGTTCCCGTACGCGGAAGTGGTGGCAGTCGACGCCACCGAGCCGCTGCTCGAACGGGCCCGCGCCCGCGCCGAGCGCGCCGGGCTCGGCGACCGTGTCCGTACCCGCCACGCCGAACTCCCCGACGGCATCGAAGAGTTGGGCGAGGCGGATCTGATCTGGGCGGGCAATTCGCTGCACCACATCGGCGACCAGCGCGCCGCGCTCGGCGGCTTCGCCCGGCTGCTGCGTCCGGGCGGGCTGATCGCGATCGCGGAGGGCGGACTGCCCATGCGTCATCTGCCGCGCGACATCGGCATCGGCAGGCCGGGGCTGGAGAGCAGGCTGGACGCGGCCCAGAGCGAGTGGTTCAACGAGATGCGGGCCGGGCTGCCCGGAGCGAAGGACGAGGTCGAGGACTGGCGGGCGCTGATGGGCGCGGCGGGCCTCACGCCGAGCGGGACGCGTTCGTTCCTGCTCGACATCCCCGCGCCGGCGCCCGAGGCCGTACGCGAACATCTGGTCACGGGCCTTGCCTGGCAGCGCAAGCTGCTGGAGGGACGGCTGGCGGCGGAGGATGTCGCCGTGCTCGACCGGCTGCTGGACCCGGAGGACCCGCAGGGCCTGCTTCACCGCCCGGACGCCTACTTCCTCACCGCGCGCACGGTGCACACGGCACGCCGGGACTGA
- a CDS encoding PP2C family protein-serine/threonine phosphatase, whose product MASKPHSHDERTEAVHDVDRAVQHALDRLTLLTNASEALASTLDIDEGLRRLCRTVVPGLADWCAVDLLDERGRLCRQVVEHREPDLLSPGLYEGELPPAEKSAASVARALRGAGPLLVTTFTAPAGAADPLHARELELFDHLGADTVVIAPLRARRQVLGALTLARTEATGGLGEDSLPLAEDLAHRVALAVENARLHGEVQHTGERIQRSLLPDLPIDGPLELAARYQPALATNQVGGDWYDSFVLPGGAMTLIIGDVAGHDLQATVAMSHMRNMLRGIAADRKEPPGKILGRLDAAIGILYPHRTLTCIYALVEKPAEAQPWKLQYAAAGHPTPLLITAEGDTRFLTEGRSMLLGVEPTQRRSDATEVLPWNSTVLFYTDGLIERRAEDLDRGGARLRQHAAALAQEPLESFCDELLSGLAEASNDDVALIAVRIPPRHESPESATATSD is encoded by the coding sequence ATGGCTTCGAAGCCGCACAGCCACGACGAGCGAACCGAGGCCGTCCATGACGTGGACCGGGCAGTGCAGCATGCCCTGGACCGGCTGACGCTGCTGACCAACGCCTCTGAAGCGCTGGCCAGCACCCTCGACATCGACGAGGGTCTGCGACGCCTGTGCCGCACGGTGGTTCCGGGTCTCGCGGACTGGTGCGCGGTGGATCTGCTCGACGAACGCGGCCGCCTGTGCCGCCAGGTGGTCGAGCACCGTGAGCCGGATCTGCTGTCACCGGGGCTGTACGAGGGTGAGCTGCCACCCGCCGAGAAATCGGCCGCCTCGGTGGCCCGAGCGCTGCGCGGTGCCGGGCCACTGCTCGTCACGACGTTCACCGCCCCTGCGGGCGCGGCCGATCCACTGCATGCCAGGGAGCTGGAACTGTTCGACCACCTGGGAGCCGACACGGTGGTGATCGCACCGCTGCGGGCCCGCCGCCAGGTGCTGGGCGCCCTCACCCTGGCTCGCACAGAGGCCACCGGCGGGCTGGGAGAGGACAGTCTTCCGCTGGCGGAGGACCTGGCCCACCGCGTCGCGCTCGCTGTCGAGAACGCACGTTTGCATGGCGAGGTACAGCACACAGGGGAGCGCATCCAACGCTCCCTGCTGCCCGATCTGCCCATCGACGGCCCTCTCGAGTTGGCCGCCCGCTACCAGCCCGCACTGGCCACCAACCAGGTCGGTGGCGACTGGTACGACTCGTTCGTGCTGCCCGGCGGTGCCATGACCCTCATCATCGGGGACGTCGCAGGCCACGACCTGCAAGCCACCGTGGCCATGAGCCATATGCGCAACATGCTGCGCGGCATCGCCGCCGACCGTAAAGAGCCACCGGGCAAGATCCTGGGCCGACTGGACGCGGCCATCGGCATTCTCTACCCTCACCGGACCCTGACCTGCATCTACGCACTGGTGGAGAAGCCCGCCGAGGCCCAGCCGTGGAAGCTGCAGTACGCCGCCGCCGGCCATCCCACTCCGCTGTTGATCACCGCGGAAGGTGACACGCGATTCCTGACCGAGGGCCGCAGCATGCTGCTGGGGGTGGAACCCACCCAGCGACGCTCTGACGCCACCGAAGTCCTGCCGTGGAACTCGACCGTCCTGTTCTACACCGACGGCCTCATCGAACGACGTGCAGAAGACCTCGACCGCGGCGGTGCCCGGCTGCGCCAGCACGCCGCCGCTCTCGCCCAGGAACCCCTCGAGTCCTTCTGCGACGAATTGCTCAGCGGCCTCGCAGAGGCCAGCAATGACGATGTGGCACTCATCGCCGTCCGTATCCCTCCACGTCACGAAAGCCCCGAGTCGGCCACCGCCACCTCCGACTGA
- a CDS encoding NUDIX domain-containing protein, translating into MSELVDRVDERDRELGVVDRGDAIRNRWLHRVATVVCRDASGRILMHRRPANTSRFPGQYNWLLGGAVEAGESYAEAAARELAEEAGIRAPVRFAFKFLCQGVISPYWLGVHEAVIEGEVRPDPREIAWYDWLPEPALREALDQWPFVPDCRDAFARYTAPPGRLPSSGDAIAP; encoded by the coding sequence GTGTCCGAACTGGTGGATCGCGTGGACGAGCGGGACCGCGAGCTGGGCGTGGTCGACCGAGGTGACGCCATCCGCAATCGGTGGCTGCACCGGGTGGCGACCGTCGTGTGCCGCGACGCTTCGGGCCGGATCCTCATGCACCGGCGACCGGCGAACACCTCGCGCTTCCCGGGCCAGTACAACTGGCTGCTCGGCGGAGCGGTGGAAGCGGGCGAGTCCTACGCGGAAGCCGCCGCAAGGGAACTCGCCGAAGAAGCCGGGATACGAGCCCCGGTCCGGTTCGCCTTCAAGTTCCTCTGTCAGGGCGTGATCAGCCCGTACTGGCTCGGTGTGCACGAGGCCGTGATCGAGGGCGAGGTGAGGCCGGATCCACGGGAGATCGCGTGGTACGACTGGCTGCCCGAACCCGCGCTGCGGGAGGCACTGGATCAGTGGCCTTTCGTTCCCGACTGCCGAGACGCTTTCGCAAGGTACACCGCACCGCCCGGACGGCTGCCTTCCAGCGGGGATGCGATTGCTCCGTAA
- a CDS encoding aldo/keto reductase, producing MSKVPTLTLNNGVAMPQLGFGVWQVPDDEAAKAVGTALEAGYRSIDTAAIYENEEGTGRAVAASGIARDELFITTKLWNSSSEKWTRDAVLREFDASLKKLGLDHVDLYLIHWPRAMREDYLTIWKTFTEIEQSGRAKAVGVSNFKAPQLSRLIEDSGVVPAVNQVELHPQLQQAELRAFHAEHGIRTEAWSPLGQGKGLLEVPTVVAIAQKHDRTSAQVVLRWHLQTGNVVIPKSVTPSRIAENFDVFGFELDDEDMQAMAALDEGRRLGPDPDGFDWN from the coding sequence GTGAGCAAGGTCCCCACCCTCACCCTCAACAATGGCGTCGCGATGCCGCAGCTCGGCTTCGGTGTCTGGCAGGTACCCGACGACGAGGCGGCGAAGGCGGTTGGCACGGCTCTGGAAGCCGGCTACCGCAGCATCGACACAGCGGCCATCTACGAGAACGAAGAGGGCACCGGACGTGCCGTGGCCGCATCCGGGATCGCCCGCGACGAACTGTTCATCACGACGAAGCTGTGGAACAGCTCGTCCGAGAAATGGACGCGTGACGCCGTCCTGCGTGAATTCGACGCCTCGCTGAAGAAGCTGGGCCTCGACCACGTCGACCTCTACCTGATCCACTGGCCGCGCGCGATGCGCGAGGACTACCTCACGATCTGGAAGACGTTCACCGAGATCGAGCAGAGCGGCCGAGCGAAGGCGGTCGGTGTCTCCAACTTCAAGGCGCCGCAGCTCAGTCGCCTCATCGAGGACTCCGGCGTCGTCCCGGCCGTCAACCAGGTCGAGCTGCACCCGCAGCTCCAGCAGGCGGAGCTGCGCGCCTTCCACGCCGAGCACGGCATCCGCACCGAGGCATGGTCCCCGCTGGGCCAGGGCAAGGGCCTCCTCGAAGTCCCGACGGTCGTCGCCATCGCGCAGAAGCACGACAGGACGTCCGCCCAGGTGGTGCTGCGCTGGCACCTGCAGACGGGGAACGTGGTCATTCCCAAGTCGGTCACTCCGTCGCGTATCGCCGAGAACTTCGATGTGTTCGGCTTCGAGCTGGACGACGAGGACATGCAGGCCATGGCGGCCCTGGACGAGGGCAGGCGGCTGGGCCCCGACCCGGACGGCTTCGACTGGAACTGA